In Scleropages formosus chromosome 20, fSclFor1.1, whole genome shotgun sequence, a single window of DNA contains:
- the sh3bp1 gene encoding SH3 domain-binding protein 1 isoform X1: MLNLLKQLGSAGRSQDATLLLSEDLVLVEQRVEPAKKAAQIIYKKLCGCLQSQQGLDAERRMKKLPLMMLSVSTAESLKDFDPDSSIRKALEMCCFMENFLARTLADFEVQLEKEVLEPLNKLSEEDLPEILRNKKQFARLTMEWHNARSRAQASTGPQAKQDGLREEVEEAWRRLENIKDQYSADLYHFATKEDTYANYFIRLLELQVGYHKTALGFLEKNIQELKENHKKSEPQLDNPSGKVYGVPLLAHLTESGRDIAVPIQECVRMLLHKGMREEGLFRLAAAASVVKKLKKSLDHGNADPSEFSTDPHAVAGALKSYLRELPEPLMTFELYDEWFEAAGEKEVSDRLEQLKGVLKKLPRENYNNLRYLVQFLAHLSKQQAVNRMTPSNIAIVLGPNLLWPRTEGSGESLIDMASASSVQVVTVIEPLIQYAQSLFPEAEDFEVPELPVSPNLKQAPLKLLKPEAENPTTPSPSSPPSCPDSCTVPKEENKPALVKTKSGSNCTISWENPYETSVQKPTRAQNPAPNRDQNQKTESSHGQNQPPSLPVSIADKLHGAIPVVSLPEDRSPIQQHHSPSPNLDKEQGVSGLSKPTTPVSPPAQPAGPKSQQQPHVKSLNKKPVSKKGAIRPPNFPPPEPPPLVSRQVPPATQ; encoded by the exons ATGCTGAACCTGCTCAAACAGCTGGGATCTGCGGGCAG GTCGCAAGATGCCACTCTCCTTTTGTCTGAGGATCTGGTGTTG GTGGAGCAGAGGGTGGAACCGGCCAAGAAGGCGGCTCAGATCATTTACAAGAAGCTGTGCGGTTGCCTTCAGAGCCAGCAGGGCCTCGACGCGGAGCGGCGCATG AAAAAGCTTCCCTTGATGATGCTCTCGGTCAGCACGGCGGAAAGCCTGAAGGATTTTGATCCAGATTCTTCTATTAG aaagGCGCTGGAAATGTGCTGCTTCATGGAGAACTTTCTGGCGAGAACGCTGGCTGACTTCGAGgtgcagctggagaaggaggttTTGGAGCCCCTCAATAAGCTCAGCGAG GAGGACCTGCCGGAGATCCTGAGGAACAAGAAGCAGTTTGCCCGGCTCACGATGGAGTGGCACAACGCGCGCAGCAG GGCCCAGGCGAGCACCGGGCCGCAGGCCAAGCAGGACGGACTAAgggaagaggtggaggaggccTGGAGGAGACTGGAGAACATCAAG GACCAGTATTCAGCAGATCTCTATCACTTTGCAACGAAAGAGGACACCTACGCCAACTACTTCATTCGA CTTTTAGAACTCCAGGTTGGGTACCACAAGACAGCTCTGGGCTTTCTGGAGAAGAACATACAGGAGCTCAAGGAGAACCACAAAAAATCTG AGCCCCAGCTGGACAACCCGTCAGGGAAGGTGTATGGCGTGCCGCTGCTCGCTCACCTCACGGAGAGCGGGAGAGACATCGCTGTGCCCATCCAAGAGTGTGTCCGCATGCTGCTCCACAAGGGCATGAGGGAGGAG GGTCTGTTCCGGCTAGCGGCCGCAGCTTCTGTggtgaagaagctgaagaaaagtCTGGATCATGGAAATGCGGACCCCAGCGAGTTCAGCACAGACCCACATGCGGTGGCAG GAGCTCTGAAGTCTTATCTCAGAGAGCTTCCAGAACCCCTCATGACATTTGAACTCTACGATGAGTGGTTCGAAGCTGCAGG CGAGAAGGAGGTTTCAGACCGGCTGGAGCAGCTGAAAGGGGTCTTGAAGAAACTTCCCAGGGAAAACTACAACAACCTCAG GTACCTGGTGCAGTTCCTCGCACACCTTTCCAAGCAACAGGCTGTGAACCGGATGACCCCCAGCAACATCGCCATCGTGCTGGGACCCAACCTGCTGTGGCCCAGGACTGAGGG CAGCGGGGAGTCCCTGATTGACATGGCATCCGCCTCCTCGGTGCAGGTGGTCACTGTGATCGAGCCCCTCATACAGTACGCCCAGAGCCTGTTCCCTGAAG CGGAGGATTTTGAGGTTCCCGAACTTCCAGTCAGCCCCAACCTGAAGCAGGCCCCATTAAAGTTGCTGAAGCCTGAGGCCGAAAATCCCACAACCCCCAGTCCGTCCTCACCTCCCTCCTGTCCTGACAG CTGTACCGTGcccaaagaagaaaacaagccAGCCTTGGTCAAGACAAAATCTGGGTCCAACTGTACCATTTCATGGGAGAACCCCTATGAAACCAGTGTCCAGAAACCTACCCGGGCCCAGAATCCAGCACCCAACCGGGACCAGAATCAGAAAACAGAGTCCAGTCACGGCCAAAACCAGCCCCCCAGCCTGCCAGTGTCTATTGCGGACAAGCTCCATGGTGCCATCCCTGTTGTTTCTCTTCCTGAAG ACAGGAGTCCCATCCAGCAACATCATTCTCCGTCACCCAACCTGGACAAAGAGCAGGGGGTCTCTGGCCTTTCCAAGCCCACAACCCCAGTCTCTCCACCTGCCCAGCCTGCAGGTCCCAAGTCACAGCAGCAACCCCATGTCAAGTCGCTGAACAAGAAGCCCGTGAGCAAAAAGGGTGCAATCAGACCGCCCAACTTCCCGCCCCCAGAGCCCCCTCCATTAGTCAGCAGGCAGGTGCCGCCTGCCACTCAATGA
- the sh3bp1 gene encoding SH3 domain-binding protein 1 isoform X2, with product MLNLLKQLGSAGRSQDATLLLSEDLVLVEQRVEPAKKAAQIIYKKLCGCLQSQQGLDAERRMKKLPLMMLSVSTAESLKDFDPDSSIRKALEMCCFMENFLARTLADFEVQLEKEVLEPLNKLSEEDLPEILRNKKQFARLTMEWHNARSRAQASTGPQAKQDGLREEVEEAWRRLENIKDQYSADLYHFATKEDTYANYFIRLLELQVGYHKTALGFLEKNIQELKENHKKSEPQLDNPSGKVYGVPLLAHLTESGRDIAVPIQECVRMLLHKGMREEGLFRLAAAASVVKKLKKSLDHGNADPSEFSTDPHAVAGALKSYLRELPEPLMTFELYDEWFEAAGEKEVSDRLEQLKGVLKKLPRENYNNLRYLVQFLAHLSKQQAVNRMTPSNIAIVLGPNLLWPRTEGGESLIDMASASSVQVVTVIEPLIQYAQSLFPEAEDFEVPELPVSPNLKQAPLKLLKPEAENPTTPSPSSPPSCPDSCTVPKEENKPALVKTKSGSNCTISWENPYETSVQKPTRAQNPAPNRDQNQKTESSHGQNQPPSLPVSIADKLHGAIPVVSLPEDRSPIQQHHSPSPNLDKEQGVSGLSKPTTPVSPPAQPAGPKSQQQPHVKSLNKKPVSKKGAIRPPNFPPPEPPPLVSRQVPPATQ from the exons ATGCTGAACCTGCTCAAACAGCTGGGATCTGCGGGCAG GTCGCAAGATGCCACTCTCCTTTTGTCTGAGGATCTGGTGTTG GTGGAGCAGAGGGTGGAACCGGCCAAGAAGGCGGCTCAGATCATTTACAAGAAGCTGTGCGGTTGCCTTCAGAGCCAGCAGGGCCTCGACGCGGAGCGGCGCATG AAAAAGCTTCCCTTGATGATGCTCTCGGTCAGCACGGCGGAAAGCCTGAAGGATTTTGATCCAGATTCTTCTATTAG aaagGCGCTGGAAATGTGCTGCTTCATGGAGAACTTTCTGGCGAGAACGCTGGCTGACTTCGAGgtgcagctggagaaggaggttTTGGAGCCCCTCAATAAGCTCAGCGAG GAGGACCTGCCGGAGATCCTGAGGAACAAGAAGCAGTTTGCCCGGCTCACGATGGAGTGGCACAACGCGCGCAGCAG GGCCCAGGCGAGCACCGGGCCGCAGGCCAAGCAGGACGGACTAAgggaagaggtggaggaggccTGGAGGAGACTGGAGAACATCAAG GACCAGTATTCAGCAGATCTCTATCACTTTGCAACGAAAGAGGACACCTACGCCAACTACTTCATTCGA CTTTTAGAACTCCAGGTTGGGTACCACAAGACAGCTCTGGGCTTTCTGGAGAAGAACATACAGGAGCTCAAGGAGAACCACAAAAAATCTG AGCCCCAGCTGGACAACCCGTCAGGGAAGGTGTATGGCGTGCCGCTGCTCGCTCACCTCACGGAGAGCGGGAGAGACATCGCTGTGCCCATCCAAGAGTGTGTCCGCATGCTGCTCCACAAGGGCATGAGGGAGGAG GGTCTGTTCCGGCTAGCGGCCGCAGCTTCTGTggtgaagaagctgaagaaaagtCTGGATCATGGAAATGCGGACCCCAGCGAGTTCAGCACAGACCCACATGCGGTGGCAG GAGCTCTGAAGTCTTATCTCAGAGAGCTTCCAGAACCCCTCATGACATTTGAACTCTACGATGAGTGGTTCGAAGCTGCAGG CGAGAAGGAGGTTTCAGACCGGCTGGAGCAGCTGAAAGGGGTCTTGAAGAAACTTCCCAGGGAAAACTACAACAACCTCAG GTACCTGGTGCAGTTCCTCGCACACCTTTCCAAGCAACAGGCTGTGAACCGGATGACCCCCAGCAACATCGCCATCGTGCTGGGACCCAACCTGCTGTGGCCCAGGACTGAGGG CGGGGAGTCCCTGATTGACATGGCATCCGCCTCCTCGGTGCAGGTGGTCACTGTGATCGAGCCCCTCATACAGTACGCCCAGAGCCTGTTCCCTGAAG CGGAGGATTTTGAGGTTCCCGAACTTCCAGTCAGCCCCAACCTGAAGCAGGCCCCATTAAAGTTGCTGAAGCCTGAGGCCGAAAATCCCACAACCCCCAGTCCGTCCTCACCTCCCTCCTGTCCTGACAG CTGTACCGTGcccaaagaagaaaacaagccAGCCTTGGTCAAGACAAAATCTGGGTCCAACTGTACCATTTCATGGGAGAACCCCTATGAAACCAGTGTCCAGAAACCTACCCGGGCCCAGAATCCAGCACCCAACCGGGACCAGAATCAGAAAACAGAGTCCAGTCACGGCCAAAACCAGCCCCCCAGCCTGCCAGTGTCTATTGCGGACAAGCTCCATGGTGCCATCCCTGTTGTTTCTCTTCCTGAAG ACAGGAGTCCCATCCAGCAACATCATTCTCCGTCACCCAACCTGGACAAAGAGCAGGGGGTCTCTGGCCTTTCCAAGCCCACAACCCCAGTCTCTCCACCTGCCCAGCCTGCAGGTCCCAAGTCACAGCAGCAACCCCATGTCAAGTCGCTGAACAAGAAGCCCGTGAGCAAAAAGGGTGCAATCAGACCGCCCAACTTCCCGCCCCCAGAGCCCCCTCCATTAGTCAGCAGGCAGGTGCCGCCTGCCACTCAATGA